The following coding sequences lie in one Arachis hypogaea cultivar Tifrunner chromosome 4, arahy.Tifrunner.gnm2.J5K5, whole genome shotgun sequence genomic window:
- the LOC140184196 gene encoding uncharacterized protein: MGATPFHRSILEVRLPKHFDKPTDMRYDGTLDPLEHLTAFEARMNLEGVGDEVRCRAFPVTLAGPAIRWFNGLPQGSIYGFSDISRAFLAQFTTRIAKAKHPINLLGITQIQGEPTRKYLDRFNDECLEIDGLTDSVASLCLTNGLLNENFRKHLTTKPVWTMHEIQTVAKEYINDEEVSRVVAANKWQSGYSQPRQQGNGERLKEQTREEAPSKAPRPFPRVGKFTNYTPLTLPIMEVYQQIAEKGILPKPQPLKDRTGGNKNLYCDYHKGYGHQTQDCFDLKDALEQAIREGKLAAFSHLIREPRRRYRDQDEEGKTRSAKRRQEPEDRDHSLTVVNVVTAKNAAPRSRSAHKKDAKVLVVSSSLVRNSKKPPSISFGPEDQWFDDVPENPPMVITARVGTGLVKRILVDTGADSNIMFHNVFDALGLRDADLTTHQHGVIGLGDHFIKPDGVISLSISVGQTQGRRSAMAEFVILRDSTAYNIILGRKTINDVEAIINTKLLVMKFVTDDGSIGSIRGDLETAVACDNASLSLRKKSKEASGVFLADLDARVDDKPRPEPEGDLEKFMIGNTEEKFTFINKNLPHELKEPLVEMIRANRDLFAWTPADMPGIDPKIMSHHLAVKPETRPVAQRRRKMSTERTEEVARQTASLLEAGFIREVDYSTWLSNVVLVKKHNGKWRMCVDYSDLNKACPKDCFPLPNIDALVDAAAGYRYLSFMDAYSGYNQIPMYRPDEDKTAFITPGGTFCYKKGIAFEWTPACEEAFRHFKEILAAPPVLGKPKDGEPLYLYLAITGEALAAVLVREEGRMHEGTATTL; encoded by the exons ATGGGCGCCACCCCATTCCACCGATCCATCCTCGAAGTCCGGTtgccgaaacacttcgacaaaccaacggacatgaggtacgatggaacTCTAGACCCTCTAGAACACCTCACGGCCTTCGAAGCAAGGATGAATCTAGAGGGAGTAGGGGACGAGGTGAGGTGCCGAGCTTTCCCGGTAACCCTAGCGGGACCCGCGATCAGATGGTTTAACGGCCTCCCGCAAGGATCCATCTACGGGTTTTCGGACATCAGTCGTGCATTCCTGGCCCAGTTTACAACACGAATAGCAAAGGCGAAGCACCCGATCAACCTTCTGGGGATAACCCAGATACAGGGAGAGCCGACCAGAAAGTACCTCGATCGGTTCAACGATGAATGCTTGGAAATCGACGGCCTAACCGATTCGGTGGCCAGCCTTTGCCTGACGAATGGCCTCCTCAACGAGAACTTTCGAAAACACCTTACCACGAAACCAGTTTGGACGATGCACGAGATCCAGACGGTAGCCAAAGAGTATATAaatgacgaggaagtcagccgagtcgtggctgccaataaatGGCAGTCCGGCTACAGCCAACCTCGGCAACAAGGTAACGGAGAAAGACTGAAGGAACAAACCAGGGAAGAGGCGCCAAGCAAGGCACCGAGGCCGTTCCCCCGGGTCGGAaaattcaccaactacaccccGCTCACCCTTCCCATCATGGAAGTTTATCAGCAAATAGCCGAGAAAGGAATCCTGCCGAAGCCCCAACCACTCAAGGACCGCacgggaggaaacaagaacctctatTGTGACTACCACAAAGGCTACGGTCACCAAACACAGGACTGCTTTGACCTGAAGGATGCACTAGAACAAGCGATAAGGGAAGGTAAGCTAGCAGCATTCTCCCATCTTATCAGGGAGCCGAGGAGGCGTTATCGCGACCAAGACGAAGAAGGCAAAACCCGTTCGGCAAAGCGGCGACAAGAGCCAGAAGACAGAGATCACAGCCTCACTGTGGTAAACGTGGTGACGGCCAAAAACGCCGCGCCAAGATCCCGATCGGCGCACAAGAAAGATGCTAAGGTCTTGGTGGTCTCCTCCTCGTTGGTGCGAAACTCTAAGAAGCCTCCATCCATTTCTTTCGGCCCGGaagaccaatggttcgacgaCGTCCCGGAAAACccacccatggtcatcacggccagagtgggaaccggTCTCGTCAAACGCATCCTTGTCGACACAGGGGCtgactcgaacatcatgttccACAACGTATTTGACGCACTGGGACTAAGGGACGCCGATCTGACGACTCACCAGCACGGGGTCATTGGAttgggcgaccacttcatcaaaccGGATGGAGTAATATCCCTGTCGATCTCAGTGGGACAGACTCAAGGCCGAAGATCGGCAATGGCCGAGTTCGTGATCCTCCGAGATTCCACCGCCTATAATATCATCTTGGGAAGGAAGACGATTAACGATGTTGAAGCGATAATCAACACGAAGCTGCTAGTCATGAAGTTCGTTACCGATGACGGATCTATAGGGTCCATAAGAGGAGACCTTGAgacggcagtcgcttgcgacaatGCCAGCCTCTCCCTAAGGAAGAAATCCAAAGAGGCGTCAGGCGTGTTCCTAGCCGACCTGGATGCCAGAGTAGACGACAAACCCAGACCGGAACCAGAAGGGGACCTGGAAAAATTCATGATCGGCAACACGGAGGAAAAATTCACGTTCATCAACAAGAACCTCCCACATGAGTTGAAGGAGCCCTTGGTCGAAATGATAAGGGCCAATAGGGATTTGTTCGCTTGGACAccggccgacatgccgggcatagacccaaaAATTATGTCGCACCATCTGGCCGTCAAGCCGGAAACACGCCCGGTAGCCCAACGGAGGAGAAAGATGTCGACGGAGAGGacagaggaggtggccaggcagacggccagcctcctagaagcaggTTTTATACGAGAAGTAGACTACTCGACGTGGCTCTCGAATGTAGTTCTAGTGAAAAAGCACAACggcaagtggagaatgtgcgtagactactcTGACCTTAACAAAGCATGCCCTAAGGATTGTTTCCCCCTCCCTAACATAGACGCACTCGTCGATGCTGCGGCGGGCTACCGTTATCTaagcttcatggacgcctactccggtTACAACCAGATACCGATGTACCGTCCAGACGAAGACaagacggcgttcataacgccgggGGGAACCTTCTGCTACAAG AAAGGGATAGCGTTCGAGTGGACACCCGCATGCGAGGAAGCCTTTCGGCACTTCAAGGAAATCCTGGCGGCACCCCCGGTTCTCGGGAAGCCAAAGGACGGGGAGCCATTATACCTATACCTCGCCATAACAGGAGAAGCCCTGGCCGCAGTTCTGGTGCGAGAAGAAGGGAGGATGCACGAGGGCACTGCAACAACACTCTGA
- the LOC112795127 gene encoding ATP-dependent DNA helicase PIF1-like, translating to MEELKFDVNALASELGGYLEKLTDKQKFAYDQIITAIRGNMGGLFFLYGQGSCRKIFLWSTISYSIRSNGGIVLNVASNGIAALLLPNGRTAHSRFKIPLTINEDSLCNIKQESPLARLITMAKLIIWDETPIISKYCYEALNKGLRDIMRCSESYNAHLPFRDKVVVLEGDFRQILPVILRGSRQDTRLREPDRHAAAPGEEEDDGRSRKKQRACDCKTALFHYQERKPVPAETGPVHPVHRLTTGLTGFLTGFLQNGSVGGPDRLGDRFPVEPAGPVRLAGDTTDGESIIHIPSDILVKNSKTALNNFIDFVYPDMLSNLSIENYFKDRAILALTLDCVTDVNNKMTAGLLGQERVHLNSDSMCAEEGNMEFELDSFLPEILNGINCSGLPPHKLIVKVSAPVMLLRNIDQTNGLCNGTRMQVRRMGNYVIEYKILTGNKVGSIVLIPRLNLIPNNKTLLVRFQRRQFPIIMSFAMTINKSQGQTLSKVRVYIPRPVFTYGQLYVALLRVTSKDGLRVLLQDHRHLKDNCTMNVVCREVFESL from the exons ATGGAAGAGTTGAAATTTGACGTTAATGCTCTTGCGAGTGAACTAGGTGGGTATTTAGAAAAGCTAACTGATAAGCAGAAATTTGCATACGATCAAATAATCACTGCTATTCGCGGTAATATGGGTGGACTTTTCTTCTTATATGGTCAAGGTAGTTGTAGAAAAATATTCTTATGGTCAACTATATCATACTCAATTAGGTCTAATGGAGGTATAGTTTTAAATGTTGCTTCGAATGGGATTGCTGCACTTCTGTTGCCTAATGGAAGAACTGCACATTCAAGGTTTAAAATTCCTTTGACCATAAATGAAGATTCTTTGTGTAACATTAAACAGGAAAGTCCTCTTGCAAGATTAATAACTATGGCCAAATTAATCATATGGGATGAAACTCCAATTATAAGTAAGTATTGTTATGAAGCTTTAAACAAAGGCCTCAGAGACATCATGAGGTGCTCAGAGTCGTATAATGCTCATTTACCATTTAGAGATAAAGTTGTTGTTCTCGAAGGAGATTTTAGACAAATTTTACCTGTGATTCTCAGAGGTTCAAGGCAAGAtacaaggttgcgagaaccggaccg GCATGCAGCAGCTCCAGGGGAAGAGGAAGACGACGGACGCTCGAGGAAGAAACAGCGTGCCTGCGACTG caaAACGGCGCTGTTTCATTATCAGGAGAGAAAACCGGTACCTGCAGAGACCGGGCCGGTTCAcccggttcaccggttaaccaccGGTTTGACCGGTTTTTTAACCGGTTTTTTGCAGAACGGTTCTGTTGGTGGACCGGACCGGTTAGGTGACCGGTTTCCAGTTGAACCGGctggtccggtccg TTTGGCTGGTGATACAACAGATGGTGAATCGATCATTCATATACCATCTGACATTTTGGTTAAGAACTCTAAGACAGCTTTGAATAACTTCATTGATTTTGTGTATCCAGATATGTTATCCAATTTATCCATTGAAAATTATTTCAAGGATAGAGCAATTCTTGCACTAACTCTGGATTGTGTTACTGATGTCAACAACAAGATGACTGCAGGGTTACTCGGACAAGAAAGAGTCCACTTAAATTCTGACTCCATGTGTGCCGAGGAGGGAAATATGGAATTTGAGTTAGATTCTTTCTTACCAGAGATTCTAAATGGAATTAATTGTTCAGGTCTACCACCACACAAGTTGATTGTGAAGGTTAGCGCTCCTGTTATGTTGCTGCGGAATATAGACCAAACTAATGGTTTGTGCAATGGAACGAGAATGCAAGTTAGAAGAATGGGAAACTATGTGATAGAATACAAGATTTTAACTGGTAACAAAGTTGGAAGTATTGTTCTTATCCCAAGATTGAATCTAATTCCAAATAACAAAACATTACTGGTCAGATTTCAAAGAAGACAATTCCCAATTATTATGTCATTTGCAATGACAATAAATAAGTCTCAGGGACAAACTCTATCAAAAGTTAGAGTATACATTCCAAGGCCAGTTTTCACCTATGgtcaattgtatgttgcattattAAGAGTAACGAGTAAAGATGGTTTGCGAGTGCTGTTGCAAGATCACAGACACTTAAAAGATAACTGCACGATGAATGTGGTATGTAGAGAAGTTTTTGAGAGCTTATAA